Proteins from a genomic interval of Lolium perenne isolate Kyuss_39 chromosome 1, Kyuss_2.0, whole genome shotgun sequence:
- the LOC127327340 gene encoding zinc finger CCCH domain-containing protein 36 — MASASGPVGGLQKKEIADAEMEPPEEAAGRPVGLKRARSAAIGNGSCGFIGVTTAEKKPTLQPHNNVKFLKKAANGNLLRPDIEATSKTGGLYLHDTHGSQKLPDSNALRFSSSSPVGDLRSKTKTPICTFYAQGHCKRGKKCAFRHEREGPGFGNLRSEEEKAGSLAPVGTGKHRGSEEGSEAQCLSNLKDPHFENFAASSKHGLYRTLIQSYGEDHRVVAHNSPTPKVSEESSCRTDDLWTAKPTPPVNELVQIPIVQEKNHEPYFMGRHASLPSDSYLDGRGTLPRLHLDGGKLLSDAAKASSLSDSHISGPYLEVHPVHPDYRYRPFDYLQRSSLASYSSNSTTGFRNPVHNSSDYSLGSQPFRATAHLGMPSLHQLTPGIEKVGLHKDVIFDKGCGTSRPALLGSSSPQPGQLSPIKDEPWITSVPFVPLVDFPGSTSPSYSQYDPLVDSMDLSKVKGINILKSSNISCSTSSQHTTGNVVIDGDTNKSMNYDDKLARNMSAKGSNEFAGLVAPDRERSGLDGDTMVKASERENDAAITEKTRDFRFHLAEHVKELLKPFWKEGNLNKDAHKLIVKKSVDKVLASVELHQVPATKELITDYITMAGTKIEKLVKAYVDKHRMK, encoded by the exons ATGGCGAGCGCCTCCGGCCCCGTCGGCGGGTTGCAGAAGAAGGAGATCGCGGATGCGGAGATGGAGccgccggaggaggcggcggggcGGCCGGTGGGGCTGAAGAGGGCTAGGAGCGCGGCAATCGGCAACGGCTCTTGCG GTTTTATTGGAGTGACTACTGCTGAGAAGAAACCAACACTGCAGCCTCATAACAATGTCAAATTTCTGAAGAAAGCTGCCAATGGCAATCTTCTACGTCCTGATATTGAAGCTACTTCTAAAACAGGAGGTCTTTATCTGCATGATACGCATGGATCACAGAAACTGCCAGATTCCAATGCTTTGAG ATTTAGTAGCTCATCTCCTGTTGGAGACCTGAGGAGCAAAACCAAAACCCCTATATGTACCTTTTACGCTCAAGGCCATTGCAAGAGAGGAAAGAAGTGCGCTTTTCGTCATGAAAGAGAGGGTCCTGGTTTTGGTAACCTGCGGAGTGAAGAAGAAAAGGCTGGTTCACTTGCACCAGTTGGTACTGGAAAACATAGAG GGTCTGAAGAAGGATCTGAAGCACAATGTTTATCCAATTTGAAAGATCCACACTTCGAGAACTTTGCTGCTTCGTCGAAACATGGGCTATATAGGACCCTCATTCAGTCTTATGGCGAAGATCATAGGGTGGTGGCACATAACTCGCCGACCCCCAAGGTTTCAGAGGAGAGTTCTTGCAGAACTGATGATTTATGGACTGCAAAGCCTACCCCTCCTGTAAATGAGCTGGTGCAGATCCCAATAGTTCAAGAGAAGAATCATGAACCTTACTTCATGGGACGCCATGCTAGTTTGCCTTCTGATAGCTACTTGGATGGTAGGGGAACCTTACCCAGATTGCATTTAGATGGAGGAAAGCTGCTGTCAGATGCTGCCAAAGCAAGCAGCCTAAGTGATTCTCATATATCAGGACCTTACCTTGAAGTGCACCCGGTACATCCTGATTATCGGTATCGACCGTTTGACTATCTCCAAAGGTCAAGCCTTGCCTCATACAGTTCAAATAGTACAACAGGGTTCAGAAATCCGGTCCACAATAGCTCTGATTATTCCTTGGGTAGTCAACCTTTCCGAGCAACTGCTCACCTAGGAATGCCGTCCCTCCATCAGTTAACACCTGGTATCGAGAAGGTTGGTCTCCATAAAGATGTTATATTTGACAAGGGCTGTGGTACATCTAGGCCTGCTTTACTTGGAAGCAGTTCACCTCAACCTGGGCAACTTTCCCCAATCAAGGACGAGCCTTGGATAACTTCAGTGCCTTTTGTACCTCTTGTTGATTTTCCTGGCAGCACATCACCTTCATATAGTCAATATGACCCGCTTGTTGACAGTATGGACCTTTCCAAAGTTAAAGGTATTAATATTCTCAAGTCCTCGAACATATCTTGCAGCACTTCAAGTCAGCACACTACTGGGAATGTTGTTATAGATGGAGATACCAACAAGTCAATGAATTACGATGACAAATTGGCAAGGAATATGTCAGCCAAAGGGTCAAATGAGTTTGCAGGCCTTGTTGCACCTGATAGGGAACGCTCTGGTCTGGATGGTGATACTATGGTGAAAGCTTCTGAAAGAGAAAATGATGCAGCAATTACTGAGAAAACAAGAGATTTTCGTTTTCATTTGGCAGAACATGTGAAGGAGTTGCTGAAACCATTTTGGAAAGAAGGCAATCTGAATAAAGATGCTCATAAACTGATAGTGAAAAAATCCGTCGATAAAGTTCTTGCTTCAGTTGAGCTGCATCAAGTACCAGCTACTAAAGAATTGATAACTGATTATATAACCATGGCTGGAACAAAGATTGAAAAACTTGTGAAG GCATATGTTGATAAGCATCGTATGAAATGA
- the LOC127338976 gene encoding late embryogenesis abundant protein 31-like yields the protein MRCLREGSALPTDAVHGYLRQQLPTDATDTARFAAITKGITVTQTAVPGGRVVTEFIAGQVIGAARGGGRRGSHLHRGDVDARGGRVMPSGLADQAWVVASANAWAERDEDKITIDDVLTVHTLLRARHVHCMLIRSLRLAR from the exons ATGCGCTGCTTACGAGAAGGCAGTGCCCTTCCTACCGATGCAGTGCACGGTTACCTGAGGCAGCAGTTGCCTACCGACGCAACCGACACA GCTCGcttcgccgccatcacgaagggcATCACCGTCACCCAGACCGCCGTGCCTGGTGGCCGTGTTGTCACGGAGTTCATCGCGGGGCAGGTCATCGG AGCGGCCCGTGGAGGAGGCCGACGCGGCAGCCATCTACATCGCGGAGACGTAGACGCAAGGGGAGGACGGGTCATGCCCAGTGGCCTCGCCGACCAGGCGTGGGTCGTGGCCAGCGCCAACGCATGGGCTGAGCGCGACGAGGACAAGATCACCATCGACGACGTGCTCACGGTACATACCTTATTACGCGCGCGACATGTACACTGTATGCTCATTCGTTCCCTTCGGTTAGCTAGATAG